The genomic window GAAGTGAGCTACAATGATCATCCATAATGATGCCCTGAACAATTCAGGGCTCATGTATTGTAAATGTTGAGGGAGGGAGTTGGCATAAGGGGTCAAAGAAGGCAGGAGGAAAGGTTTAACTCTGCAGGTCAGTGATACAAAATACTCTGACTCCAGGGGATTTGATAAAGGGCAGTAAAATAGCACTGGATTCACAGTGAGAGACTGATAACTGCTTGTGCAAGGGCAGGTTAGCTGCAAAGAGTGGTAGATATTTCACTCCTGTAAAATACTGAGGTGTGAAAACCCTGCACGAggcttaaaattatttcagaactGTAAGTTTATTACAGGACACTGAGAAAAacagtttcactttttttttttccatttataagAAGATTTTTCTCACTTCACTACTGAATGCTGCAAGTTAAATGTGGAATGGGGCACCGTGATGTGATGGTCAAGCTAATTTCCACAGCACAAGGAAATATTGCTCCTCTGTGCTATAAAGTAGAGGTTTTGGAAcaacatttttttgttatttgaacccatattttcttctgctaaGAACTTTAAGTTCTGAAATCTACTTCAGACACTTGCAGTCGTGAATTTTCTTAGCCACTCCAAATAGGACGCATCTCAGCTTAAATGCACCAAAATTGTGCAGTCATCAGAGGATAACTTGCAGACAAATGTTCCACTTTTATTACTTTCCATCAGAGATATCATCTCTTTTCTCAAAGCGGTTCATTTATGAACTGATTCCAGAGAGCTAACTTCTTAGTTGGGATGAAATGCCCTTGAAGTGACAAGTACACAGATGCTTTACAGGGTAAGAGAGCAACATTCAAAGGTGAGTTAAAAAGTCAAACTGTGGGATCTTTTAGCTGCAACTTGACAATGATGCAAAGATACTCTAATAAAAGGTTCTAGTCCAAATCCACAGTAGAACTTAATTATCCATACTCCAGCTGTGAATGGCATGTCCAactttttgtatgttttttgggtttagttatctatttgaagaaaaactatttttctacTTGAAGAATAGGCATCCGCTTTTCTTCAGATCTTTCTTAGAAAAAGTGCCTGTGAAGTAAGAGACTCCTATTTATCAGTGTCTATCATATCCTCCACTTCTCCAAGGGTatatccaccaaaaaaaaaaaaaaaaaaggctttgtgGAATACATCTATTCATTCATTCTGAAAAGGTCTTGACTTTTCAGATCCCAGTTCAGAAAGGATGCTTTCCTACCCAGTTGCACCGGATCTCAGATAGCAACCTAAAAGTCTACCTCTCAACCATTTCCATGTTGCTACAAGGAGAGTCAGAAGAGGGGAAGAGAGGCCTGATGTGATGAGACTGTTGTTTAAGTACCAGCAAAACACACCCACAGTCTTAGTAACTAACAAGGCTCAGTCATGCAGGTAACAGCAACACACATGCAGAGAATCCCATCCTGCAAGCCAGTCCAAAGTCACCTTGACAAAGGCAAAAGTTCCTTCCTGGGAAGAGCTTACTTTCTCCCCTCTAGGGGCTCCACACCATTGTCATCAGCCTGTATTAAACATGCAACTCTTTCATACTGCCCCCTGCAGAACCTCCTTTCTTGGTTTTATCACCTGTGGTGTGGCCAGGGCTCCACATCTTCCCACCATTTTAGCTCTTGCCAAGTCTGTGTGCAGTCCTGTAAGATTTCCCAAGGTCACCGTTTAGCTCACAGCTACTACTGGCTCAACTGCAGAGATGTCTGTCTTTCCTGACTGGATGTTGGAGGATGGTGGAAGGACTTGGGAGGCCTGCAACCTCTTGAGGTTGCCATTTTCTGGCCAAGCCATTCGGTAGGATGGGACAGTGGAGGGAAGCCTCTGTTCCGTGGGCCTGGGGGCTTTTCTGCACATGTTGAGCAAAGCCTTCAGCTCCGATCGGAAGCTGTCATTGAGCCAGCAGTAGATGAAGGGGTTGTAGCAGGTGCTGCTCATTGCAAACCAGTGGAAGGCGAAGTACAGGGCATTGTTGGTGTGGATGGTctggctggagaggaggaggacatAGCAATTCAAGGGGAACCAGCAAACTGCGAAGAGGATGACAACGAGCATCAGCATCTTGATGGTCTTCTTATTCTTTTTGCGAAGGACAAAGTACTGCTCAGTGGTGACGTCCCCGATGACATTGCGCAGCCAGAGTTTCTTTGCCACTGTCACATAGGCAGCAGAGATGATCAGAAGGGGCAGCACGTAGAGCAGAATGAAGGTTGTTAAATCAAGGTACTTCCAAAAGAGGTCGGCAGGCTCAGGGAAATCTGGCAGACACAGGCACCGGGTAACATCCTCACTGCAAATGGAGAGATGGCACAGGATGAGAGGCACATATGGCCAGACATGGCGGGACAAGTACATCAGAAACAAGGAGGCAGGTGGGAGAGGGCTCCTGCCATGTGGCCTGAAAGCAAACACTGTGTTTATCTGTGACAAATGTCACAGctgagcagagctctgctcttcAAGGATCTGAGCCATGGAGCAGCCAGTGAGCGATGTGGTGATAATTTCTTATGGGCATTCATGACCTTATGACAATTTTATGAATTTCATCAATTGCAAAATTTCCAGCTGCACATAagcaggtttttattttctgtcctttggCAAACAGGTACACAGTCTCTGCACATATTAAGGACCTTTCTCTCATTAAAGCACTTTGTAAATATTAAGGCTCTTGACAGCTGAGGCAGATTTATCTACTTTCCTAGGGCTAAAGAGTAGATTAAAACCTGTTGGGTTTTAGTgagtttttggttggttggttggctttgtttctcatttctgGTTTGCCCAAAGAGGTCAAATTGGTATATGGCATAAAACCCCAGTGTACAGAGGTAAAGGGTCCAGGCCAGATCCTCTAACTTCTTAGCCTATTTTGTGTGATTAGTGGGACAGAATaaagattaaatatttaaaaataaagaggacAGGATATCAGACATTGCTAAAGGCTTTCAGTGGAATATACCAAAGTATGACTGCTCAGAGTTTGGCCTCCAGGGAGActggaggaaagcaaagcacaTCCTTACCTGTATTCAAAGGTAAAGAGCTTTTGGTAGATAGCATGTGGTAGGGAAAAACAAGTTGCCATGATCCAGATTACAGAGATGTAGATAACACCTTTTCCAGTAGATATGCGAGGTTTCAGAGGGTGCATTATAACCTgcacaaaataaaccaaaatctAGGCTTATtacatttctggaaaaaaaaaatatttttttcatacaatCTTTCAGCCTTAAATTTATTATTCAATGTGGTAATTTAGCATGCAAGCAGTACAGTCTTCACCCAGCTCCCAAGGACTGTAAGCTGTATatgaaaatctgaattttaacaCCATGAAATATGGTTCAAGTCAGATCTTAGTCCTACCCCCAAATTTCAGTATTTGCATCTAGGTGGGGAAAACACCGGGAGGTGTTAATATGTGTTCATTACCAGGTTCAATTTccttaactgaaaaaaaaaaaaaaaggagaaaaaagtttcAAACTCTTCAGTATCAGTGACCCAAAGAACCAAGGGGTTTGTTATTTAACCAGACCTCCATGGGAATGCTTGTGATAGCCAGTGCATTTTCTGGAAACAATCTTTCTAGCAGAAAATGCCAGCTGTAAATGGTTTTGTGTGGTTGTTGGATGACTCCAAACTGATAATACCCAACTGTCCCCAGTTTTGAGCCCATTATCAACAGCAAGCCACAGCTCTGTGACAAGCACCAGTGTACTGTAGTCAGATCTCCAGTATTCAGGGTAACAGGAGGTGGGACATCCCAGAACATCAGGAGATAGAGCTGAGAAAGCTAACTAGGATGTCCCTTACAACCCTAGTGCTGGCCAAGCCACCCCAAAGGAGAGCTCTCCACATAAATTCCTATCAGGATCTTCAACATTCTCCTTGTTTGAGAGCTACTGGATTATCTACTGCATAAAAGATCCCTTTACCCAGCTGGAAGAGATAGCAAGGTGATGGATACCTCCTACCTTGCTGTGGGCTTGAAACTATTCTGACAGCAAGAACTGCCCCCCTACCCTGTCAGCTCCTCATGCATCTTATGATACTCTGGgaactgaggggaaaagggcATGGGATCATCCTTTCTCAGTTTACTTATGCCCTCCCAAGCTTTCCATCCTCTGCTTCAAAGAAGTCTCACCTGGTGCCTGTCCACAGCAATGGCTGTAAGGGTCAAGGCAGAGACGTGGAGGGAGCAGTACTGTGCAAATCTACTGACATGGCACATCCCCTTCCCAAAGATCCAGGTACTGTTCACAAAACGAGCCTAAAACAAGATGACCATTAGTTTTGTGCACCCCACAACTGCTTATAAGTACAGCTCCAGTACACAATCCCTTGTGCTGTGTAAAAGATACTTTTAAGATACCAGGTTCTTTGTATAATTGTATAAATTTCTGGCTTCTGAACCCTGAAGAGGCAGGCTACTGCTGCTCAGTGGCCTGGCAATATCCTCCAGGACAACACAGCAGCCCAGTATCAAAGATGTTTGTTCTCTTTTATTTACAGTGAGTCCTTCTTCAGCCTCATTATTGAGTCAatatatttgcttttccttttaagcCCTCCTTTATGTGATACGGTGACCTGTGCATCTTATCTCACTTCAAGCAAACTACAGCTTTTCAAAACAGCTTGTTAAACAATGGTGAGCATTTATCTTTTTCAAGAGTTTTATAGCATTACTTTGGAAATACTTTAGAAAAGAGAAGGACAAAAAGGATCAGATGCTACTAACATACTAAGCAATCACTGCAAGGTTATTATTGTTCAAGTACTATCAGGGCCACAAATGGGTAATTCCCAATCTTCAACTAGATAGCAGgaatcagagaagaaaaatacatgtgGAGTTTTCCAAAGGCAACTCCAATGGCTGTAATTTGGAGTGGACAGATATCTGCAGAACATCTGCACACTGCCTATAGCAGTGTAAAGCAGGAAAAGCCACCAGAGCACCTTTATAGCACTGTAGGGACCCAGAGAAATTGACTTCAGTTATGGGGTGGACTGTGGTGGTGCATTCCCCCACCTCCCAGGCTGCACCATGTCTGTGAAGGGCTTAGGTGCTTCCTTTCCCTCAGGGGTGGGTCGTCCCAGGCATCTGTGCCCCCTCTTACCAGCGTGAAAGGTGTGTTGAGGAGCGTGATCATGATATCGGCTACAGCCAGGTTCACAATGAACAAGCTGGTGGCAGAGTGAACGCGCTTCGTCTTGATGACAACATGACAGACCAGGACGTTGCCGAAGAGGGAGAAGACAATGATGAAGGAGTACGCCGCGATGAGCAGGGCTTTCACCGTCGTGCTCTGAGATTCTGCTCCGTACCGGCTCCTGTTCACAAAGCTCTGCCAGTCGGCCAGGCTGTCATTATCCCAGGAAAAGAAACCCGACACGTTCGGGATTACAaaagtcttctccaggctcccaTTGAGGGGCAACTTTCCTGGGGTCACAAAGGCGATAACCAAGTCGGGGAGGCTGAGCCAGACAAAACAGGACAACATCTCTGGAACGCCGCTCTGCTCCTCCAATTTGGGAAGAGCTCATTTGCGAGAGCAGAGCTCGCTCCGTGCCCCGGGAGAGCCGCTCTCCCCTCGCTCAGCCCCGGCGCACCCGGGGGCTGCAAACACGGCAcaggagcagcgggagcggAGGGATGCTCCTGCCTCCCGCAGCGTGCTTCTCTCCCGCTCGGCTCGCCGCTACTTTTGCTCCTTCAGCCAGCTTTATATCCCCAGGCGAGCTCCGAGCCGGGATCTTCTGCAGTCATTGGGCTGCATGACATAATTTGTGCTCTGACGTGCTGCTTTCCCACGCAGCTGCGCTCCCCCGGGCGCTACTCCGAGGCAAGTACATCTGCGAGAAAGGCAAAATCAATCTCTTCAGATGTCAGAATCCTTTTTCTCTAtcacagcccagctcaggcaAATTCTGTGCTGTTTATACACCGGCAGCACgtgtgccagctctgctctctcccagGACAGGTCAAATCTGAGCTGTTTTACAGGTCTGGCAGGCAAGTTTAAGTCTATTTCTTAGCATGATTAGAACAGCACAGAACAGAATGTAACAGATGAACTGTAAATAACAAGCTGCCTTATTGTACTGACACTATTTTCCCAAAGACCTTTTTTCTCTGAGAGAGACGTGGAATACTCAAGTTTTCCCTTGGCAGGTATTTCCTCTcaaccaaagaaataaaaagtcgGATGTGAAACTGCTTTCTAGGGTTTGTAGAAATAGAGGTAGTTACAAAGATGTTGATTATACAGGACAGAGAACAGGAACTGTCCCAGCACAGTGAGTCCAGTATCCAAAGCAAAAGGCAGCTGTATGCAGGTCCCAAGCACTGATGAGATGGCAGCATGTGttccctctgctttccccccaaaacacagc from Corvus hawaiiensis isolate bCorHaw1 chromosome 2, bCorHaw1.pri.cur, whole genome shotgun sequence includes these protein-coding regions:
- the GPR83 gene encoding probable G-protein coupled receptor 83; the protein is MLSCFVWLSLPDLVIAFVTPGKLPLNGSLEKTFVIPNVSGFFSWDNDSLADWQSFVNRSRYGAESQSTTVKALLIAAYSFIIVFSLFGNVLVCHVVIKTKRVHSATSLFIVNLAVADIMITLLNTPFTLARFVNSTWIFGKGMCHVSRFAQYCSLHVSALTLTAIAVDRHQVIMHPLKPRISTGKGVIYISVIWIMATCFSLPHAIYQKLFTFEYSEDVTRCLCLPDFPEPADLFWKYLDLTTFILLYVLPLLIISAAYVTVAKKLWLRNVIGDVTTEQYFVLRKKNKKTIKMLMLVVILFAVCWFPLNCYVLLLSSQTIHTNNALYFAFHWFAMSSTCYNPFIYCWLNDSFRSELKALLNMCRKAPRPTEQRLPSTVPSYRMAWPENGNLKRLQASQVLPPSSNIQSGKTDISAVEPVVAVS